The following proteins come from a genomic window of Drosophila sulfurigaster albostrigata strain 15112-1811.04 chromosome X, ASM2355843v2, whole genome shotgun sequence:
- the LOC133848197 gene encoding SET domain-containing protein SmydA-8, whose translation MASAERMNTTAAMVAHMAPSRSTTPDQLARLIDVHLGDLREEQPNWMLAPSPVAGRGVFATRDIAAGELIFRERALVVGPTARKGSQLNTCVCCHRLLASKHFLCPHHCTLPVCGECVDSAAHRNECEHFQRWMPKDLTASEDQPPAKEPPSAESDPQDVATKEPLGDVVNPLSLRILTAVRVFYLSKEQRALVDAMQANAERGYRQEIIKAAQCFRKFPTTDKPFMDQLFRVVGVLNTNAFEAPCRVDKHETLLRGLFPLTAIMNHECTPNASHYFENGRLAVVRAARDIPKGGEITTTYTKILWSNLTRGIFLKMTKYFVCNCDRCNDNSENGTYLSALFCREQGCKGLVIPVQTKTLQPDWRCLSCENVFPHAKMARYQDFALNTINNRINTCSVRDMIHFINELCPRFCPPSNYVLIEAKLNVIWRMTRLGAEEYAPEELAHKDRYREEILAILHKLGAGECTLKKLITEEIQ comes from the exons ATGGCGAGTGCTGAACGCATGAATACAACGGCTGCAATGGTCGCCCACATGGCGCCCAGTCGGAGCACAACGCCCGATCAGCTGGCCCGCCTCATCGATGTGCATCTGGGCGATCTGCGCGAGGAGCAGCCCAACTGGATGCTCGCCCCCTCGCCGGTGGCGGGACGCGGCGTCTTTGCCACACGCGACATTGCCGCCGGCGAGCTAATCTTTCGGGAGCGTGCCCTCGTCGTGGGTCCCACAGCGCGCAAGGGTTCGCAGCTGAACACATGCGTCTGCTGCCATCGTCTGCTGGCCAGCAAACACTTCCTCTGTCCACATCACTGCACGCTGCCCGTTTGCGGTGAATGCGTCGACTCCGCTGCGCATCGGAATGAGTGCGAACACTTTCAGCGCTGGATGCCCAAGGATCTGACAGCGAGCGAAGATCAGCCACCAGCCAAGGAGCCGCCATCCGCAGAGAGTGATCCTCAGGACGTGGCAACAAAGGAGCCGCTGGGCGATGTCGTCAATCCGCTGTCGCTGCGCATTTTGACCGCGGTGCGCGTGTTTTACCTCAGCAAGGAGCAGCGGGCGCTGGTCGATGCCATGCAGGCGAATGCGGAGCGTGGCTATCGCCAGGAGATCATCAAGGCGGCGCAATGCTTTCGCAAATTCCCCACCACCGACAAACCGTTCATGGATCAGCTCTTCCGCGTTGTCGGCGTCCTCAATACGAATGCCTTTGAGGCGCCGTGTCGCGTCGACAAGCACGAGACACTGCTCCGTGGCCTCTTCCCGCTGACGGCGATCATGAATCACGAGTGCACCCCGAATGCCAGCCATTACTTTGAGAACGGACGGCTGGCGGTGGTGAGAGCAGCGAGGGATATTCCCAAGGGCGGCGAGATCACAACCACGTACACGAAGATCCTCTGGAGCAATCTCACGCGCGGCATCTTCCTCAAGATGACCAAGTACTTTGTGTGCAACTGCGACAGATGCAACGACAACTCT GAGAATGGCACGTATTTGTCGGCGCTGTTCTGCCGGGAACAGGGCTGCAAGGGACTCGTGATACCCGTGCAGACGAAGACACTGCAACCGGACTGGCGTTGTCTCAGCTGCGAGAATGTCTTTCCGCATGCGAAGATGGCGCGGTATCAGGACTTTGCCCTCAACACGATCAACAATCGGATCAACACGTGCAGTGTGCGTGACATGATTCACTTCATCAACGAGCTGTGCCCGCGCTTCTGTCCGCCCTCGAATTATGTGCTGATCGAGGCCAAGTTGAATGTGATCTGGCGCATGACGCGCCTCGGTGCTGAAGAGTATGCGCCCGAGGAGTTGGCTCACAAGGATCGCTATCGCGAGGAGATCCTTGCCATTCTGCATAAGCTGGGCGCCGGCGAGTGCACGCTGAAGAAGCTCATCACCGAGGAGATACAGTGA
- the LOC133848187 gene encoding vinculin yields the protein MPDLSRPVQVVSAAVANLVKVGRETINSSDDKILRQDMPSALHRVETASQLLEEASDMLRADPYSGPARKKLIEGSRGILQGTSSLLLCFDESEVRKIIQECKRVLDYLAVAEVIGTMEQLVQFLKDLSPCLSKVSREVGAREKELTHQVHSEILVRCLEQVKTLAPILICSMKVYIHIVEQQGKGAEEAAENRNYLAARMSDELQEIIRVLQLTTYDEDTSELDNLTVLKKLSNAISNKMELASEWLSNPYALRGGVGEKALRQVIDNANEISERCLPQDSYPIRKLADEISAMANNLCELRQDGKGNSPQALALATGIRGRLGELQGLVRQAVSGVDKAGVQQTAHTIQGRLEQAVKWLQHPELNDGGLGERAINLIVEEGRKVAEGCPGHQKAEIMQLCDEVERLKRQAAGSGPAAKQAAKQLTQKLYELKAAIQNALVNRIVQDFMDVSTPLKQFTEAVMLPEGTPGREQNFNQKSNNLQAFSDRASKTSRMVAAGGACGNKKIAEILLSSAAQVDSLTPQLINAGRIRMNYPASKAADEHLQNLKQQYADTVLRMRTLCDQATDPADFIKTSEEHMQVYAKLCEDAIHGRQPQKMVDNTSNIARLINRVLLVAKQEADNSEDPVFTERLNAAANNLERSLPAMVGDAKLVATNIADPAAAAAWKKSFQRLLGDVREVRDAIAPPQPPPLPTSLPPPIPELSALHLSNQNAERAPPRPPLPREGLAPVRPPPPETDDEDEGVFRTMPHANQPILIAARGLHQEVRQWSSKDNEIIAAAKRMAILMARLSELVLSESRGSKRELIATAKKIAEASEDVTRLAKELARQCTDRRIRTNLLQVCERIPTIGTQLKILSTVKATMLGAQGSDEDREATEMLVGNAQNLMQSVKETVRAAEGASIKIRSDQTSNRLQWVRRQPWYQY from the exons ATGCCCGATCTCAGCCGGCCCGTTCAAGTGGTCTCGGCGGCGGTGGCGAACCTGGTGAAGGTGGGCAGGGAGACGATCAACAGTTCGGATGACAAGATACTGAGGCAGGACATGCCGTCGGCATTGCATCGCGTGGAGACTGCCTCGCAGTTGCTCGAGGAGGCTTCGGATATGTTGCGTGCCGATCCCTATTCGGGACCAGCGCGCAAGAAGCTAATTGAGGGAAGCCGCGGCATACTGCAGGGCACCTCCtcgctgctgctctgcttcGACGAGAGCGAGGTGCGCAAGATCATCCAGGAGTGCAAGCGTGTCCTCGACTATCTCGCCGTTGCCGAAGTCATTGGCACCATGGAGCAGCTGGTGCAATTCCTCAAGGATCTCTCGCCCTGCCTGAGCAAAGTGTCCCGCGAGGTTGGCGCCCGTGAGAAGGAGCTGACGCATCAGGTGCACAGCGAGATACTGGTGCGTTGCCTCGAACAGGTCAAGACCCTGGCACCCATCCTCATCTGCAGCATGAAGGTCTACATACACATTGTCGAGCAACAGGGCAAGGGAGCCGAGGAGGCGGCCGAGAATCGCAATTACCTCGCCGCTCGTATGAGCGACGAGCTGCAGGAGATCATTCGGGTGCTGCAGTTGACCACCTACGACGAGGACACCAGCGAACTGGACAATCTCACCGTGCTGAAGAAGCTCAGCAATGCGATTAGCAACAAAATGGAATTGGCCAGCGAATGGCTATCGAATCCGTATGCGCTGCGCGGCGGCGTCGGCGAGAAGGCGCTGCGTCAGGTCATCGACAATGCCAACGAGATCTCGGAGCGTTGCCTGCCCCAGGACTCGTATCCCATACGCAAGCTCGCGGACGAGATAAGCGCCATGGCCAACAATCTGTGCGAACTCCGCCAAGACGGCAAAGGCAACTCGCCCCAAGCTCTCGCCCTGGCCACTGGCATCCGAGGACGTCTCGGGGAGCTGCAAGGCCTGGTGCGCCAAGCTGTCTCCGGTGTGGACAAGGCGGGGGTGCAGCAGACGGCGCACACCATTCAGGGACGATTGGAGCAGGCGGTCAAGTGGCTGCAGCATCCGGAGCTCAACGATGGCGGGCTGGGCGAGCGTGCCATCAATCTGATTGTCGAGGAGGGTCGCAAGGTGGCCGAGGGTTGTCCGGGCCATCAGAAGGCCGAGATCATGCAGCTGTGCGATGAAGTGGAGCGTCTCAAGCGTCAGGCGGCGGGCAGTGGTCCCGCTGCCAAGCAGGCGGCCAAGCAATTGACCCAAAAGCTCTACGAACTGAAGGCGGCCATACAGAACGCTCTGGTGAATCGCATCGTGCAGGACTTTATGGACGTTAGCACACCGCTCAAGCAGTTCACCGAGGCTGTGATGCTGCCCGAGGGAACGCCGGGACGCGAGCAGAACTTTAATCAGAAATCGAATAATCTGCAAGCGTTCAGCGATCGGGCATCGAAGACATCGCGCATGGTAGCTGCCGGTGGCGCCTGTGGCAACAAGAAGATTGCCGAAATCCTGCTCTCATCGGCGGCCCAGGTGGATTCGCTGACGCCACAACTGATCAATGCGGGACGCATCCGCATGAATTATCCCGCCAGCAAGGCGGCCGACGAGCATCTGCAGAACCTGAAACAACAGTATGCCGACACGGTGTTGCGCATGCGTACGCTCTGCGATCAGGCCACCGATCCGGCTGACTTTATCAAGACCTCCGAGGAGCATATGCAGGTGTATGCCAAGCTCTGCGAGGATGCCATCCACGGGCGGCAGCCACAGAAGATGGTGGACAACACCTCGAATATTGCGCGTTTGATCAATCGGGTGTTGCTCGTCGCCAAGCAGGAGGCGGACAATTCGGAGGATCCAGTGTTCACCGAACGTCTTAATGCCGCCGCCAATAACCTGGAGAGATCGTTGCCCGCCATGGTTGGCGATGCCAAATTGGTGGCCACCAACATTGCCGATccggcagcagcggcggccTGGAAGAAGTCATTCCAGCGTCTGCTGGGCGATGTGCGCGAAGTGCGCGATGCCATTGCGCCGCCACAGCCGCCACCATTGCCCACCTCGCTGCCACCGCCGATCCCTGAGCTCAGCGCTCTCCATCTGTCCAATCAGAATG CTGAACGTGCGCCACCACGTCCACCACTGCCACGCGAGGGTCTTGCCCCGGTGCGTCCTCCGCCACCGGAGACGGACGACGAGGACGAGGGCGTGTTCCGCACTATGCCGCATGCCAACCAGCCGATTCTG ATAGCGGCGCGTGGACTGCATCAGGAGGTGCGTCAGTGGTCGTCCAAGGACAACGAGATCATTGCGGCGGCCAAGCGCATGGCCATCCTCATGGCCCGGCTCAGTGAGCTGGTGCTCTCGGAGTCGCGGGGCAGCAAACGCGAGCTGATTGCGACGGCCAAGAAGATCGCCGAGGCATCGGAGGATGTGACGCGGCTGGCCAAGGAGCTGGCACGTCAGTGCACGGATCGACGCATCCGCACGAATCTGTTGCAGGTGTGCGAACGCATTCCCACCATTGGCACACAGCTCAAGATTCTGTCGACGGTGAAGGCAACGATGCTGGGCGCCCAGGGATCCGATGAGGATCGCGAGGCCACCGAGATGTTGGTGGGCAATGCCCAGAATCTGATGCAGAGC gTGAAGGAGACGGTGCGCGCTGCGGAGGGAGCTAGCATCAAGATTCGCTCGGATCAGACCAGCAATCGACTGCAATGGGTGCGTCGCCAGCCCTGGTATCAGTACTAG